The window gatatccacttacgaggacattatattaccactgtcctcatatgtggatctcatcttttcagaaacaaatattaggtaaaaaaaaccccaaaacatctaattctttgttttcacaatcatcaggtcccaatcagcccaaatagcaaagagaaattaaaaatgcatgccatgaaagagttcgggtcttaggaggttaaatatgagtgaaatatatattatttaattaCACTGGCCTCATTAATGAAAGCTTGTAAAGTTACAGCAGATCATTATTACTCATTCTAATGTTTGATGATGAACCTCAGAATTTCTCTAAAAATTGACATATAGCTAAACTGCATTGCATAAATCAGAGTGTATTATTATGCTGAGTTCAGTAcacttttatttgtatagcacaacaacagttgttTCAATGTTCTTTACAACATAAAGTAAAGACCCTCCGAAATGATCCAATAATCCTCTTTAAGCCAGAATTTGGTTACAGATGGGaggaaaaattcccttttaacagcAAAACTCAGGAAAGACACGGGTTGCGTGTAAGGATAAAAATGGGCTGTTGTCAAATTAGATGTCTTGTTTTTGGACTGATAGTTTCATAGCTCCTATTTAAAGGAATCAGTTTGAAGCCATTGAAGTTTTCAGAAAAGTTAGTGAGTCTACTTTACATACTTTAATTTAGATCTTTAATAATGCTCAGTGCATCACCTGCATGTGAATGTTTTTGCAAGTCACATTTATAACAGAATGTTTTGCTTctgttatctgtgtgtgtaggtCGAATTGTTTTCTTATACAAGAATGTGGTAGTCTTGCCTTCATAATCTTCTCTCCTGACTATGTGCCATTATCTGATTACACTGGCAGTTATAAGGGTGACGGGATTGTCAACGGCACTCCTGAAAAAGTGTGGGAATGTCTTAAACCGTTACCCAACGGACTCAGAGTCAAATGGGACAACAATGTCAAAAGGTTTGAGGTTCTGGAACAAATTACAGaggtgtgttattttttttgtctcctttctgttcaaataatgttttgtgatcattattattattttttagttaACCATAGAGTTTTCAGGTACACTGGgggaaattcttttttttttttttttttttaaagttttataatagttttgtttaataaagagagacagaatatcaaccaaaaatccagaaaaaacacattacataaagattataaattgatttgcatgCCATTGAATTTTATTGAGGTAAGTATTTGATCCTGTACAAATCAATCAGAATTCAGTCTCCTACAGTCATTCAACAAATTATATATACTACTGATCTCAACGTGTGGATGAAATAAGATTGATGAAAATGTGACACCTGTTGGTGCAAATATTTGGAAATGGGCGAAATATAAAATGACAACCAGTCTCTCTTGGGCTGGAGCTCCATGCGAGATCTTGCCTCATGGGATAAGGTGAATCATGAGAAAGGTGCTGGATCAGTTCACAACTACAGGGGAGAAACTTGTTAATGATCTTAGTGATTAAGGCAGTTGGGACCATTACATCAAGAACAGCATTGTTAGCATTATGCTTTGggactgtttttctgctaagggTAAAGGACAATTTGACTGTATTGAGGGGCCAATGGACAGGTCTGCGTACCATAAAACCCAGTGAGCAATGGGTCAACAAGAATGACAGTGATCCAAAACATACTGCAATGGCAATAAAGGAGGAGCgacaaaaagacaaacacattaGGTCATGGATTGGTTTAGCCAGTCCCCAGACCTATTTTCATATAAAACGTCTATGGAGGGAATTGAACCTTCAAATTGCTTTAGAGAGTTTCTAGAGGAGTGGCCCAAAGCCCGTCCTGAGATGCGTGCAAACCTGGCAACCAGGAAGAGTTTCAATACCAAGTCATGTTTGCTTGGATCAAATACTTTTTCCCCCAAATCAATTTACAACTGtcatgtaatgtgttttttctgcatttttgagTAACTATTATGTCTCTCtcttcattaaaatgaaaccaCCAGAAAAATTAGgaactgttcatttctttgtgaaTAAATTTAGAAATTCAGttgggatcaaataattatttgccCCACTGTAGTTTTTCCCCTTACATTCTTTTAAGTTCCATCAagtcattcattttttaaattttatttaaagctgcatcagttttttttgttttgtcttttttttgctttccacAAAACTGTTTAGAAATCTTATATTAACCAGCATCTATGAATAAGTAGTATGAATGAAAGCACTTCTCACATCTCTTGTCATGGTTATGTGTTTGTCTGTTAATGAAAACTGATGAATTGGATCAAGTAGGAAAAgtcatttactttattttaaaatgaaattcttATCTGGTGCAGTTTTAAATGCATATGCgcttcacttgttccacattCGGTCATATTACAGCCTTACTCCACAATggcttaaatttatttttcacCTCAAAGTTCTACACACAATACCCCATAAtgatgaaatgtaaaaaaaataaaaataataataaaaatgcttgcttgaaattcttgcaagtttattaaaaatagaaaaacaaaagtaacttaACAGTCTTTCCCGTGATAGTTACAGCTGAGCTCAGGTGCATCCTGTTTCCACTGATCATTTTTTAGATGTTTCTAAGGCTTGAACAGAGTCTGCCTGTGGCATATTCAGTTAATTGGACATGATTTGGAAAGGAACACATCTATCTAAGATCCTCTGACAGTCTATGTCAGAGCACAAACCAAGCCATAAAATCTAAGGAATCGTCTGTAGACCTTCATGACAGGATTGTATGAAGGCCCAGATCTGGAGAAGGGTACAGGAAAAATCTGCAGCATTGAAAGTCCCAGTGAGCACAGTGATCTTCATCACCTGTACATGGAAGAACTTTGGAACCACCAATTATCTTCCTAGAGTAATCTGATCTGAGTGATTGGGTTAGAAGGGCCTTAGTCAAGGAGATGCCCAGTCCACTCACATGTGGGAAGAGAATGGAAGCCACTTGTTTGTAAAAGGCATATGACAGCTGGAGTTTGCCAAAAGGAACCTGAAAGACTCGGATTAGAGAAACAAAATTCTCTGATCTGATGAAACAAAGATTTAACTCTTTGGTCTGAATGCTAAATGTCATATCTGGAGGAAACATGGCACGCTCATCACCTGGTCAACTGTCAAGAGAGAGGTGGAACTGAAAGATATTGAAGTCCTCCTGGTTTACCTCTCATTACATCTGAGAGAGGGTAAAAGCGCTTAATGTCTACAGGTGATACAGAGTTTATCTTTGTGTCAGTTTGCTATAAGTGAATCATCTTTAATTTTAATCAGAAATGTAAAGTATAAGTCTGTGGTGAGGCGTGGTCTGTGGTGCTGTgcggacgcacctgcacggcatccgTGATCACACCCTCCGTGTTAAACACGGGGAATCAGGGTTTGGGAAGAGAGAGTTGTGAGTTGTGGTGTGGTGTATGCACGGCTGGCAGTCTGTGAGCTGCCGCTTCAATCAATAAAATGGCCCAAAAACCTGACCTGTGCACTCGCCGTGTCTCATTCACGCCACAAAGTCTAATATGATGAATGAGAAATTCAGTAGACATGAATCAGCTTTGACCTTGGCAGATTAGTGTCTTAGTGAGTGTGAGGCTGGCTGCAGGAATGTGAAAGATAAGAAATGTCTCCTGCCCATCATTATATATGATTCTGAATGAGAGAAATGGTATGTTGTAATTGTTAAAACACAGAATCATAACTTATATGTGATTTTACTGATAGTTAACTGCTTAATACCGATCAGAATGTAACAAATAAGAAAGCAGTCTATGAAATGATTGTGATAGCAGACCTCTCACCGAAATTCTGAATTTTAAAACATTGCTCAATTCTTACAGGTTGCTCTATTCAGGTCTTTGGGGCCTACTTTCCAGACCACTATATTCTAATCCAGTTAGTTACCAGGTGATAACTGGTGTAACTGATAGGAGCGCTTGAGCATAGGAACACTGGCAAGTGTTCAGATGGAGCAGGAATCGCATCCAGAGGGTTGAGTAAATTTGCAATAATTTCAAGCAAACATTTTGACTTTGTCATTATAGAGTGTTGTGTGTAAAGTTTAGGAGTAAAAAATACTTCAATTCATTTTGGAATAAGGTTGTACCATGATAAACAAGTAAAGCACTGCAAATACTTTCTGGATGAACTGATATCAAAATGTgtatcatatttgtttgttgttaagCTTTATTGACTACATTCCCTTGTCGTCCGCTCTTGTACAGGACATCTCGATCTGCCGAACAGTCACGCCCTCAGCAGCTATGGGCATCATAGCGCCACGAGACTTtgtagatgttattttaattAAGCAATACGAAGATGGCAGCATTTCTTCAAATGGTGCGTAATGACTCAATTTTTGTCTCTTCCTCTTCTTGCACGTCTGtctttttttactttctaaGGTTGATTGTGATGCGCACTAAAGCACCATTTTTACTTCCAGAAGTGAGTGCACGGCTCTTTGAGATGTTATTATGATTAGGATAAATCGTGGGAGAAATAATTATCTGATCACTTGTAAATTTGCTCACTTGCACAGAAATGAACAGCATTGACTGGTGACCCAATCATGTGGTTAGATTAGAGTTAGAGCCAAGTCAGGTTAGTTTGAGGCACACAGTTTACAGTGCCACTATACTCAACATGTCATCCACCTCTCAGTTTTTGTAAGATGGGTTGAAGAAACGAGTGTATGATCTTGAAGGGTTTTTTGTACCATTTTAGTTATATTTTAGCAAAGAAGCTCAGAAACCTCCAGATACACAGATGGAGGCCCAAGCCTTGGCCTCCAGTTTTGACAACAACATATCCTATATCAAAGCTTATGTGGTGATATTGTCTGAGTAGCGACACTTGTGGTTATACCTATATTGTTATATACTGCAGCAGCTTTCTAATGGTGGGTATAAATACAAGTCTCTGTGAAATGAGGTTTCGGCAGAGGGCAAAGCGACCATTACAGTGGGTGTACTGTGGCCTTTAAGGTGCCAGTATACCCTCTGCAGTGGCTGCTTCACTCGCCGCCCCACAGTCATCACACAGATGCAGTCATTTATACCCGCTGTTAAGGCGCAAGAAGACGCTGCAGTTTTCTCCTAAATGATAGGTGTCGCCACTCAGATAATATTGCATCACACTTGCTGATAAAGTTGAGAAGAAGTCAAAACCAGAAGTCAGGACTTTGCAAAAAACAACCACTTGACAAAGTTCCTTCCACATACTcaaatttttaaatggttgcaacatctccctctgtgtgtcagTATATCTCTGAGCTTCTGTGCAGGATTCTCGTTAAAATGGtggtaaaaaaaacagcacGATCGTACACTTCTCTTCAACGCAGCTGCAATGGCCATGGCACAACGcaccaggtaaaaaaaaaatgttgcacgACTGGGCGACGTGCCACAAAAATGATGTGTTGCAacacaggatgtgatgtgaaaATCGCCATGCGACAAAAGTGACACGGTGAGCATAAAAACAGCCTTAGGAGGAGGTGTGTGCTGTTTGGGCTACTGCAGCCATATACACCAGTGCGCTCGTAAAGTGAGAGCAGTAAAAgacaaaatgacagaaaaatgtaatgAACACTCAGCCAGCAGCAATACTCTGACAGACACAGcccaaatggtaaatggcctgcatttgtatagcgctttactcagtccctaaggaccccaaagcgcttcacactacattcagtctttcacccattcacacacaggcaatggcaagctacattgtagccacagctgccctggggcgcactgacagaggcaaggctgccggacattggcgccaccgggccctctgaccaccaccagcaggcaaacatggggttagtatcttgcccaaggatatttggcatgcagccaggaggcagcctgggatcgaaccaccaaccttttgattagtggctgacctgctctgccacctgagctacagcccaAAGTTCTAAAGATAACAACACTTACAAGAGCCAACTTGGTAATGTAAAGATATTTTGGCAACTCGATGTATGACAAAGAAGCAGAGTGGTATACACAGAGGCAACTAACTTTATGaatgattttttattattttaagcaGTGCTGTCCATGTGTTGACTTTTGTGACTTTTACCTGCACAATGCAGTGCATGAACAGTGAGAGACTTTACAGTCTCAGACACTTTCTCCCTGACATTGATATCACAAATGTAGAAGTCTGCTTTATTGTAAAAGACACGATAACAGTAGAGTTGAAAATACTGGCTTTAACTGGCTGATTAAAGTAGCTGACCTACTCCCTGGCCATAAAGTCAATTCAGTTTTTGCCATGaatcgctgtgtggcaggcaggagattggacccaaatgcaggactcacggaCAACGAAGGCGAGAACTAAAGAAGGCAGCTTTATTTTGGCTGTAAAACTCCtcatacagaaaataaaaccgAAAACGAGGAACTAGAAATACGAACTTAAATGTAAACACTAAgacactgggaaacagagctaGGAACTACAAGGAGCACAGAAGGGAGAAAACAGCTTATTGAGGGTACGATGCGAAAACAAGCAGGGGGAAGAGAGAGGACTAAAATACACAATGGAGaaatcagggaatgggagacTGTAGGGAAACACAGCTAGGGGGACAGAAGCTGAACACAGAACAGGGctatcaaaaataaaacaggaagcacatgtTGGGGACAGcgatggggtgatatggtactacaaggtcattaagataagatggggcctgattatttaagaccttgtatgtgaggagcaggattttgaattcaattctggatttaacaggaagccaatgaagggaagccaaaacaggagaaatctgctctctctttctagtccctgtcaggactcttgctgcagcattttggattaactgaaggcttttcagcgagtttttaggacatcctgataataatgaattacagtagtccagcctggaagtaatgaatgcatgaactagtttttcagcatcactctgagacaggatatttctaattttagagatactgagcaaatggaagaaaacagTCCTACATAGTTGTTTATGGTGTGCATTGAAAGTCAAAAATagacataataaataaatgaataagacATTCATCAGAGAAATAGAtagacaaagaagaaaataactGAGGTAAAATCACTATAGTATTAGAAGCATTTGCACCGCAAAGCAGCGCTGCCATTAATCagcctgttcttttttttttattcaactgTTTATTAAAGtcatacaaagaaacaaaaatgaaaagcacAGTGTTTGTTGATGGCGTCTTTTGTCCTCAGAGTCATATATACCGTAGTCTGAATAACCGccatcacattaaaaaaaaattattactttttctaCATATAAGCATAAATTCACATATAAGGGTAAaaattttaaaaggaagaaaaaacccccccaaacaaacaaacaaacaaacaaacacataaaacagagaaacataCGCATAAACATGTATAATATGTAACTATATACATCCAGAGAGGGAGCAGCTATAAAACCAACACTTTCGGTAGCAGATGGTAACATACCATTAGTACATGTTATTatcaaaaacaaagtaaacaagCAAGAAAAGTGCCTGGCCTTTCCTTCAATGATGAGTATCAGCAATATCTGGCCTTATAGGACTCATATAGCGAAACCATTTTCCCCAGTGTTTTACAAATTTCTCATACTCAAGATTCACTAAAAAAGTTATCTTTTCCATCTTGTAAATTTCAAAAGTTACATCAATCCAGCTGTTTAACGTTGGTGGATCCTGTGTCAACCATTTTTTAGTCAGTGCCTTTTTACTTCCAGCCAGCAGCACACCAAATAAGTATTTATCTATACCCTTTATGTCTGGGGATATGTACCCCAAAAATATGGATTTAAAATCATAGGGTAAATATGTACCAAATATGTTCTGACGATGCCATCAGTTTTAGATCAGTGGAGCTTCAGGAACTCCAATGCAGTGAACTGATGCAAAATATGCTGGTTAAATTGTTCATATGCTTGAGACATGTTTACCAATAGCATTTTTATTGTGATGAGGTTAAACTACACGTTTACATTGTTACAATCTAATATTCTCAAATATGTGTTGTTATGAATCTTTGATTTACTCTCCCATGGACCAGTATAAATAGACTCATATGGTTATGTGCTTGTATCTTTTGTGTGACACCAAAAAGCTACCAATACAATTCACCCGAGCTGCCCTCCCCAGTCTGGCTACGTGAGAGGATTCAACCATCCCTGTGGTTGCATCTGTGTCCCCGTCTCAGGGTGGGTAACTAAACAATACATTGcatttcatttgtgtgtgtgtgtgtgtgtgtgtgtgtgtgtgtgtgtgtgttaaaagtttctctcttttttccccccttggtTTTTTCCAGAGAGCCCAACAAAACCCAGGTGCTGACTTTTTTCCAAACAGACCTAGGAGGCTACCTCCCTCGTTCTGTGGTTGACTCATTCTTCCCCTCCAGCATGGCCGAGTTCTACAGCAACCTGGCCAAGTCTGTTAAATCACTCAAGGACTTTTGACACAAAAAGTTCAATTCCTGCCCGAGGGCTGCTCACGAGTAGTTCAGATGTTCATGCCATTTTTAACAGTCTAAGTCAACAGTAATGAACAAGCTCAGATTATCAGATGATCACATGAAAATAGACGTATTTGTACACGTGATAAAAGCATGAAATACATTCCTTTTTTATGAGAATAGTGTGGCATTAGACATTTCCTCTTCTTGTGTGTATAGTAAACATGCACATTGCACGGCTCTTAGTCAACTTATGCTGATATCGTTTATTGGTTTTAACTTCATACCTCACATTTACAGCAGGTAAAAGAAGTATGAAACACATCACCAGTGTTtcaagtaaatatatttctaaagttCCTATTGACATCAAATTTTTACTATGTGTGTAACAACCCAGTcaatccacacatgcaaaggAATCAAACCATAGATGTCCATAAAGTTATTTGTAATAACAAAAAGGGACACAGGTTAAACACATGAAGAAAGTCATGACAGCAACTGAAATCTATCAGTAATTAGAACG is drawn from Oreochromis aureus strain Israel breed Guangdong linkage group 1, ZZ_aureus, whole genome shotgun sequence and contains these coding sequences:
- the stard5 gene encoding stAR-related lipid transfer protein 5; translated protein: MDYQHKAKAVADCLMSYRKDESGWKVCKKSNDVIVSWRPSSEFPGNLYKGDGIVNGTPEKVWECLKPLPNGLRVKWDNNVKRFEVLEQITEDISICRTVTPSAAMGIIAPRDFVDVILIKQYEDGSISSNATNTIHPSCPPQSGYVRGFNHPCGCICVPVSGEPNKTQVLTFFQTDLGGYLPRSVVDSFFPSSMAEFYSNLAKSVKSLKDF